A DNA window from Streptomyces sp. 71268 contains the following coding sequences:
- a CDS encoding proline--tRNA ligase: MAHAVNVQRMSTMLLKTLRDDPADAETASHKLLVRAGYVRRTAAGIWSWLPLGKRVLDNVSRIVREEMDAIGAQEVLLPALLPREAYETSGRWDEYGDLLFRLKDRKGADYLLGPTHEEIFTLTVKDQCTSYKDLPVIVYQIQTKYRDEARPRSGVLRGREFQMKDSYSFDVTDEGLAESYRLHRDAYTRIFERLGLDYRIVSAVSGAMGGSASEEFLAPAAAGEDTFVDCPACDYAANTEAVTFAAPSAGDGAAHGPVEELDTPDTPTIESLAVHLGVSASATLKNLLVKVDGEIVAVGVPGDREVDLGKLGEHLAPATVELVTAEDFTDRPDLVRGYVGPQGMAGKAFRYIADPRVAPGTAWITGANKADTHARNVVCGRDFEVDEYLDVVVVEPGDPCPACGAGITLDRAIEIGHIFQLGRKYADAFELDVLGQQGKPVRVTMGSYGIGVSRAVAALAEQTHDGAGLCWPREVAPADVHIVAAGKALQNELALDVAERLGGAGVRVLVDDRAGVSPGVKFTDAELIGVPTILVVGRGAANGVVELKDRRTGEREELAIDEAVARLTA, encoded by the coding sequence ATGGCCCATGCCGTCAACGTCCAGCGCATGTCCACGATGCTGCTCAAGACACTGCGCGACGACCCGGCTGACGCCGAGACCGCCAGCCACAAGCTGCTCGTCCGCGCCGGGTACGTCCGGCGCACGGCGGCGGGAATCTGGAGCTGGCTGCCGCTGGGCAAGCGCGTGCTGGACAACGTTTCACGCATCGTGCGCGAGGAGATGGACGCGATCGGCGCTCAGGAGGTGCTGCTGCCCGCGCTGCTGCCACGGGAGGCGTACGAGACGAGTGGGCGCTGGGACGAGTACGGCGACCTGCTCTTCAGGCTCAAGGACCGCAAGGGCGCCGACTACCTCCTCGGCCCCACCCACGAGGAGATCTTCACGCTCACCGTCAAGGACCAGTGCACGTCGTACAAGGACCTGCCGGTGATCGTTTACCAGATCCAGACGAAGTACCGGGACGAGGCCAGGCCGCGCTCGGGCGTGCTGCGTGGGCGCGAGTTCCAGATGAAGGACTCGTACTCGTTCGACGTCACGGACGAGGGCCTGGCCGAGTCGTACCGGCTGCACCGTGACGCGTACACCCGCATCTTCGAGCGCCTGGGCCTGGACTACCGGATCGTGTCGGCGGTCTCCGGGGCGATGGGCGGTTCGGCGTCGGAGGAGTTCCTGGCGCCTGCGGCGGCCGGCGAGGACACCTTTGTGGACTGCCCCGCGTGCGACTACGCGGCCAACACGGAGGCCGTCACCTTCGCGGCGCCGTCGGCCGGGGACGGGGCGGCGCACGGCCCCGTCGAGGAGTTGGACACGCCCGACACACCCACCATCGAGTCCCTGGCGGTACACCTCGGGGTGTCCGCCTCCGCGACGCTGAAGAACCTGTTGGTCAAGGTGGACGGCGAGATCGTCGCGGTCGGTGTGCCGGGCGACCGTGAGGTGGACCTCGGCAAGCTGGGCGAGCACCTGGCGCCGGCGACCGTTGAACTGGTCACGGCCGAGGACTTCACCGACCGGCCCGACCTGGTGCGCGGGTACGTCGGCCCGCAGGGCATGGCGGGCAAGGCGTTCCGCTACATCGCCGACCCGCGGGTCGCCCCGGGCACGGCCTGGATCACCGGCGCCAACAAGGCCGACACACACGCTCGGAACGTCGTCTGCGGCCGGGACTTCGAGGTGGACGAGTACCTGGACGTGGTCGTCGTGGAGCCTGGCGACCCGTGCCCCGCCTGCGGCGCCGGCATCACACTCGACCGCGCCATCGAGATCGGCCACATCTTCCAACTCGGCCGCAAGTACGCCGACGCCTTCGAACTGGACGTGCTCGGACAGCAGGGCAAGCCGGTGCGGGTCACCATGGGGTCGTACGGCATCGGCGTCTCGCGCGCCGTGGCGGCACTCGCGGAGCAGACCCACGACGGGGCGGGGCTGTGCTGGCCGCGCGAGGTGGCGCCGGCCGACGTGCACATCGTCGCGGCGGGCAAGGCCCTGCAGAACGAACTCGCGCTCGATGTCGCCGAGCGGCTGGGCGGCGCTGGCGTGCGGGTGCTCGTTGACGATCGGGCCGGGGTGTCACCCGGCGTGAAGTTCACGGACGCGGAACTCATCGGCGTGCCGACCATCCTGGTCGTCGGGCGCGGGGCGGCGAACGGCGTGGTCGAGCTGAAGGACCGACGGACGGGCGAGCGTGAGGAGCTCGCCATCGACGAGGCGGTGGCACGCCTCACCGCGTAA
- a CDS encoding GNAT family N-acetyltransferase: MSHPAAGPPPAPRDVTVGPLDLAARVDDALAVQALAFGLTDDEIGVRRHIVLRHLATPGARALGATTETGRLVGFVYGLPNHRSYWWSTIVAPYLRAEGHEDWLDDSFVITELHVHPAHQKHGIGRALITMLTDVAVQPRSILSAIDAETPARGLYRDLGYRDLARPVHFPSARSPYVVMGAHLPLRRR; encoded by the coding sequence ATGTCGCACCCCGCCGCGGGCCCACCCCCAGCTCCCCGAGACGTCACCGTCGGGCCACTCGACCTCGCGGCTCGCGTGGACGACGCGCTCGCAGTCCAGGCCCTCGCCTTCGGGCTGACGGACGACGAGATCGGAGTGCGGCGCCACATCGTCCTCCGACATCTGGCGACCCCGGGCGCGCGTGCCCTCGGTGCGACCACCGAGACCGGCCGCCTTGTCGGCTTCGTCTACGGTCTGCCGAACCACCGTTCCTACTGGTGGTCCACGATCGTCGCCCCGTACCTCCGAGCCGAGGGCCACGAGGACTGGCTGGACGACTCCTTCGTCATCACCGAACTACACGTCCATCCGGCCCACCAGAAGCACGGCATCGGCCGGGCCCTGATCACCATGCTGACCGACGTGGCAGTCCAACCCCGCAGCATCCTGTCCGCGATCGACGCGGAGACCCCGGCCCGCGGCCTCTACCGCGACCTGGGCTACCGCGACCTGGCCCGCCCGGTGCACTTCCCGAGCGCACGGAGCCCGTACGTCGTGATGGGAGCGCACCTGCCGCTGCGGCGGCGGTAG
- a CDS encoding GNAT family N-acetyltransferase, which translates to MLTTTTTRVLEPGELDAALAVLDRDPVANAFVAARVQTAGLDPWRLGGEMWGWYADGRLESLCYAGANLVPICATPDAVRAFADRARRSGRRCSSIVGPAEATADLWALLEPSWGPAREVRGHQPLMITTTMPSNVTPDPLVRRVRKDEMDVIMPACVAMFTEEVGVSPLAGDGGLLYQARVAELVGSGRSFARVEDGQVIFKAEVGAVTPHACQIQGVWVAPEYRGRGLSETGMAAVLSYALREVAPVVSLYVNDFNAAARAAYRRVGFREVGAFMSVLF; encoded by the coding sequence GTGCTGACGACGACCACCACCAGGGTCCTTGAGCCGGGTGAGCTCGATGCGGCGCTCGCCGTCCTCGACCGCGACCCGGTGGCCAATGCCTTCGTCGCCGCACGGGTCCAGACGGCAGGTCTGGATCCGTGGCGGCTCGGCGGCGAGATGTGGGGTTGGTACGCCGACGGACGGCTGGAATCGCTGTGCTACGCCGGGGCCAACCTCGTTCCCATCTGCGCCACCCCCGACGCCGTGCGCGCCTTCGCCGACCGCGCGCGCCGCTCCGGACGCCGCTGTTCCTCGATCGTCGGGCCCGCCGAGGCCACCGCTGACCTCTGGGCCCTGCTGGAGCCGAGCTGGGGCCCGGCGCGCGAGGTGCGCGGCCACCAGCCGCTGATGATCACCACGACGATGCCGTCGAACGTCACCCCCGACCCTCTGGTGCGCCGCGTCCGTAAGGACGAGATGGACGTGATCATGCCCGCCTGTGTGGCCATGTTCACCGAGGAGGTCGGCGTCTCACCGCTGGCGGGCGACGGTGGTCTGCTCTACCAGGCGCGCGTCGCGGAGCTCGTCGGTTCCGGCCGCTCCTTTGCCCGCGTCGAAGACGGACAGGTCATCTTCAAGGCCGAGGTCGGCGCCGTCACCCCGCACGCCTGCCAGATCCAGGGCGTCTGGGTCGCCCCCGAGTACCGGGGCCGCGGCCTCTCCGAGACCGGCATGGCCGCCGTACTCAGCTACGCCCTGCGCGAGGTGGCCCCGGTCGTCAGCCTGTACGTCAACGATTTCAACGCGGCGGCCCGAGCCGCGTACCGGCGCGTCGGCTTCCGTGAGGTCGGCGCGTTCATGAGCGTCCTGTTCTGA
- the ispG gene encoding flavodoxin-dependent (E)-4-hydroxy-3-methylbut-2-enyl-diphosphate synthase: protein MTAISLGMPSVPTKLADRRVSRQIQVGSVPVGGDAPVSVQSMTTTLTADVNATLQQIAQLTASGCQIVRVACPSQDDAEALPAIAKKSQIPVIADIHFQPKYVFAAIDAGCAAVRVNPGNIRQFDDKVKEIAKAASDAGVPIRIGVNAGSLDKRLLAKYGKATPEALVESALWECSLFEEHGFRDIKISVKHNDPVVMVNAYRQLAARCDYPLHLGVTEAGPAFQGTIKSSVAFGALLAEGIGDTIRVSLSAPPVEEVKVGIQILESLNLRPRRLEIVSCPSCGRAQVDVYKLADEVTAGLEGMEVPLRVAVMGCVVNGPGEAREADLGVASGNGKGQIFVKGEVIKTVPESKIVETLIDEAMKIAEEMEKAGVASGEPEVSVS, encoded by the coding sequence ATGACTGCGATTTCGCTTGGAATGCCGTCCGTTCCGACCAAGCTTGCTGACCGTAGGGTGAGCCGCCAGATCCAGGTGGGCTCGGTGCCTGTCGGGGGTGATGCCCCGGTGTCCGTGCAGTCGATGACGACGACGTTGACCGCTGATGTGAACGCGACGTTGCAGCAGATCGCGCAGTTGACGGCGTCGGGTTGTCAGATCGTGCGGGTGGCGTGCCCGTCGCAGGATGACGCGGAGGCGTTGCCGGCGATCGCGAAGAAGTCGCAGATCCCGGTGATCGCTGACATTCACTTCCAGCCGAAGTACGTGTTCGCGGCGATTGACGCGGGGTGTGCGGCGGTGCGGGTGAATCCGGGGAACATCCGGCAGTTCGACGACAAGGTGAAGGAGATCGCGAAGGCGGCTTCGGATGCGGGGGTGCCGATTCGGATCGGGGTCAACGCGGGGTCGTTGGACAAGCGGTTGTTGGCGAAGTACGGCAAGGCCACGCCGGAGGCGTTGGTGGAGTCGGCGTTGTGGGAGTGCTCGTTGTTCGAGGAGCACGGGTTTCGGGACATCAAGATCTCGGTGAAGCACAACGATCCGGTGGTGATGGTCAATGCCTACCGTCAGTTGGCGGCTCGGTGTGACTATCCGTTGCACTTGGGTGTGACGGAGGCGGGTCCGGCGTTTCAGGGGACGATCAAGTCGTCGGTGGCTTTTGGTGCGTTGTTGGCGGAGGGGATCGGGGACACGATTCGGGTGTCGTTGTCGGCGCCTCCGGTGGAGGAGGTCAAGGTGGGTATCCAGATTTTGGAGTCGTTGAATCTGCGGCCTCGTCGGTTGGAGATCGTTTCGTGTCCGTCGTGTGGGCGGGCGCAGGTGGATGTGTACAAGCTGGCTGATGAGGTGACGGCTGGGCTTGAGGGGATGGAGGTGCCGTTGCGGGTGGCGGTGATGGGGTGTGTGGTCAACGGGCCGGGTGAGGCGCGTGAGGCTGATCTGGGTGTGGCTTCGGGGAATGGGAAGGGGCAGATCTTCGTGAAGGGTGAGGTCATCAAGACCGTGCCGGAGTCGAAGATCGTGGAGACCCTGATCGACGAGGCCATGAAGATCGCCGAAGAGATGGAGAAGGCCGGCGTGGCCTCCGGCGAACCCGAGGTATCCGTCAGCTGA
- a CDS encoding site-2 protease family protein — translation MTTWMTILGIIVFVVGLLFSIAWHELGHLSTAKLFGIRVPEYMVGFGPTIFSRKRGETEYGIKALPLGGYIRMIGMFPPGDDGKVTARSTSPWRSMVEDARSAAYEELQPGDEKRLFYTRKPWKRVIVMFAGPFMNLVLAVVIFIGVMMTFGVNTQTTTVGSVSECVIPASANTDTCPKGAKDSPAKAAGLKPGDKIVAFNGQPTPDWQTLQRDIRDTTGPATITVERDGAHKTLQADLIKNKVAKSDGDGGYVRDEYVTAGFLGFAPATGVVQQSFGESVERMGDMVESGVESLVALPSKIPDLWNAAFGDAEREADSPMGVVGAARVGGEVFNLDIPPEQQVATMLFLVAGFNLSLFLFNMLPLLPLDGGHIAGALWESVRRKTARVFRRPDPGPFDVAKLMPVAYVVAGIFICFTLLVLIADVVNPVRIT, via the coding sequence ATGACGACCTGGATGACGATTCTTGGGATAATCGTCTTCGTCGTCGGCCTGCTCTTCTCCATCGCCTGGCACGAGCTGGGACACCTCTCGACCGCCAAGCTGTTCGGCATCCGGGTACCGGAGTACATGGTCGGCTTCGGGCCGACGATCTTCTCGCGCAAGAGGGGCGAGACGGAGTACGGCATCAAGGCCCTCCCGCTCGGCGGCTACATCCGCATGATCGGCATGTTCCCGCCCGGCGACGACGGCAAGGTCACGGCGCGCTCCACCTCGCCGTGGCGGAGCATGGTCGAGGACGCCAGGTCAGCCGCGTACGAGGAGCTCCAGCCGGGCGACGAGAAGCGGTTGTTCTACACGCGCAAGCCGTGGAAGCGCGTGATCGTCATGTTCGCCGGGCCGTTCATGAACCTGGTGCTCGCCGTGGTGATCTTCATCGGCGTGATGATGACCTTCGGTGTCAACACGCAGACCACCACCGTCGGCTCCGTCTCCGAGTGTGTGATCCCCGCCTCGGCCAACACGGACACGTGCCCGAAGGGGGCCAAGGACTCCCCGGCCAAGGCGGCGGGGCTCAAGCCCGGTGACAAGATCGTGGCGTTCAACGGTCAGCCGACCCCGGACTGGCAGACGCTCCAGCGTGACATCCGCGACACCACGGGGCCCGCCACCATCACCGTGGAGCGGGACGGGGCGCACAAGACGCTGCAAGCCGACCTCATCAAGAACAAGGTGGCCAAGTCGGACGGCGACGGCGGCTACGTCAGGGACGAGTACGTCACCGCCGGCTTCCTCGGCTTCGCGCCCGCCACGGGCGTCGTCCAGCAGTCCTTCGGCGAGTCCGTCGAGCGCATGGGCGACATGGTGGAATCCGGCGTCGAGTCGCTGGTGGCGCTCCCGTCCAAGATCCCCGACCTGTGGAACGCCGCCTTCGGTGACGCCGAGCGCGAGGCCGACTCGCCGATGGGCGTGGTGGGCGCCGCACGCGTCGGCGGCGAGGTGTTCAACCTCGACATTCCGCCCGAGCAACAGGTCGCCACGATGCTGTTCCTGGTGGCGGGCTTCAACCTCTCGCTGTTCCTGTTCAACATGCTGCCGCTGCTGCCCCTGGACGGCGGGCACATCGCGGGCGCGCTGTGGGAGTCCGTACGGCGCAAGACGGCGCGCGTCTTCCGCCGCCCCGACCCGGGCCCCTTCGACGTCGCCAAGCTCATGCCGGTCGCGTACGTCGTCGCGGGGATCTTCATCTGCTTCACCCTGCTGGTCCTCATCGCCGACGTGGTGAACCCGGTACGCATCACCTGA
- the dxr gene encoding 1-deoxy-D-xylulose-5-phosphate reductoisomerase, with the protein MTDSLASPHQPFAAAFDASAAPEAPRTIVILGSTGSIGTQAIDVVLRNPDRFQVTGLSAAGGRVELLAEQAHQLRVRTVAVARQDVVPALREALRARYGAEPLPEILAGPEAATELAGSECHSVLNGITGSIGLAPTLAALEAGSVLILANKESLIVGGPLVKAVAKPGQIVPVDSEHSALFQALMGGTPAEVRKLVVTASGGPFRGRSREELTAVTSRQALAHPTWDMGPVVTINSATLVNKGLEVIEAHLLFDIPFDRIEVVVHPQSYVHSMVEFTDGSTLAQVSPPDMRMPIALGLGWPDRVPDAAPGCDWTKASTWEFFPLDTEAFPSVALARHVGDLGGTAPAVFNAANEECVDAFLAERLPFTGIVDTVAAVVSEGLASGAVKKRHDGTSLSVTDVLEAETWARARARELAARAAKATSEVRA; encoded by the coding sequence ATGACGGACTCCCTCGCCTCGCCGCACCAGCCCTTCGCCGCTGCCTTTGACGCCTCCGCAGCCCCGGAGGCCCCGCGCACCATCGTGATCCTCGGCTCAACGGGTTCGATCGGAACCCAGGCCATCGACGTGGTGCTGCGCAACCCCGACCGGTTCCAGGTCACGGGGCTGTCCGCCGCCGGTGGGCGGGTGGAGCTGCTCGCGGAGCAGGCGCACCAGTTGCGGGTCCGTACGGTCGCCGTCGCGCGGCAGGATGTCGTGCCCGCGCTCCGTGAGGCGCTGCGGGCGCGGTACGGGGCCGAGCCGCTGCCCGAGATTCTCGCGGGGCCCGAGGCGGCCACCGAGCTGGCGGGCAGCGAGTGCCACTCCGTGCTCAACGGCATCACCGGTTCGATCGGGCTCGCCCCGACGCTGGCCGCCCTGGAGGCCGGCAGCGTGCTCATCCTCGCGAACAAGGAGTCCCTGATCGTCGGGGGACCACTGGTCAAGGCCGTGGCCAAGCCGGGCCAGATCGTCCCGGTCGACTCGGAGCACTCGGCGCTCTTCCAGGCCCTGATGGGCGGCACCCCGGCCGAGGTGCGCAAGCTGGTCGTCACGGCCAGCGGCGGGCCGTTCCGCGGGCGTAGCAGGGAGGAGCTGACCGCCGTCACGTCGCGCCAGGCGCTCGCCCACCCCACCTGGGACATGGGCCCCGTCGTCACCATCAACTCGGCGACCCTGGTCAACAAGGGCCTTGAGGTCATCGAGGCGCACCTGCTGTTCGACATCCCCTTCGACCGCATTGAGGTCGTCGTCCACCCGCAGTCGTACGTGCACTCCATGGTCGAGTTCACCGACGGTTCGACGCTCGCCCAGGTCAGCCCGCCCGACATGCGCATGCCCATCGCACTCGGCCTGGGATGGCCGGACCGGGTGCCGGACGCTGCGCCGGGCTGCGACTGGACGAAGGCGTCGACGTGGGAGTTCTTCCCGCTCGACACGGAGGCGTTCCCCTCCGTGGCCCTGGCGCGCCACGTGGGCGACCTGGGTGGCACCGCCCCCGCGGTGTTCAACGCGGCGAACGAGGAGTGCGTGGACGCGTTCCTGGCCGAGCGACTGCCCTTCACCGGGATCGTGGACACGGTGGCCGCCGTGGTCTCCGAAGGACTGGCCTCAGGCGCCGTGAAAAAGCGCCATGATGGAACCTCGCTCTCGGTGACTGACGTCCTCGAAGCGGAGACATGGGCGCGCGCCCGCGCCCGGGAACTGGCCGCACGGGCGGCGAAGGCAACATCGGAGGTACGCGCATGA